In Hymenobacter gelipurpurascens, one DNA window encodes the following:
- a CDS encoding ChaN family lipoprotein, protein MIRKFLLLPLLCLLFSFTMKEDKPAYRLFRSNGKPVAYDKMLRQLAAADVVFFGEQHNDPIAHWLELELTKDLLRLKQGQLVLGLEMFERDVQPLVDQYATGELSDKEFEEQSRPWPNYATDYKPLLQLAKQQKFRVVGTNVPRRYASQVAKGSLTVLNELPTEEKAWLMPLPLTVDYELPGYKNMAKMFGGDAAHAAGVQNIIQAQALKDATMAHFLNQARPEGHLLLHLNGSYHSDNHDGILAYLRQQNPKLKVLTISTVLQEQMGKLEKEHEQKADFVLVVPQDMTKTY, encoded by the coding sequence ATGATCCGGAAATTCCTGTTGCTCCCCCTGTTGTGCCTGCTTTTTAGCTTCACCATGAAGGAAGACAAGCCCGCGTACCGCTTATTCAGAAGTAATGGCAAACCAGTGGCCTACGACAAAATGCTCCGGCAGCTGGCCGCCGCCGATGTCGTGTTCTTCGGGGAGCAGCACAACGACCCGATTGCGCACTGGCTGGAGCTGGAGCTCACCAAAGACTTGCTACGCCTGAAACAAGGGCAACTGGTGCTGGGCCTGGAAATGTTTGAGCGCGATGTGCAGCCTCTCGTCGATCAATACGCCACGGGTGAGCTATCTGACAAAGAATTTGAAGAGCAAAGCCGCCCCTGGCCCAATTACGCCACCGACTACAAGCCCCTGCTGCAACTAGCTAAACAGCAGAAATTCCGGGTGGTGGGCACCAACGTGCCGCGCCGCTACGCCTCGCAAGTTGCGAAAGGCAGCCTTACGGTGCTGAATGAACTGCCCACGGAGGAAAAAGCCTGGTTGATGCCGCTGCCGCTTACCGTCGATTATGAGCTGCCCGGCTATAAGAACATGGCCAAAATGTTCGGGGGCGATGCCGCCCATGCGGCGGGCGTGCAGAATATCATTCAGGCCCAGGCGCTCAAAGACGCCACCATGGCCCACTTCCTCAACCAGGCCCGCCCCGAAGGCCACCTGCTGCTCCATCTCAACGGCAGCTACCACTCCGATAACCATGATGGTATACTGGCTTATCTGCGTCAGCAAAACCCGAAGCTAAAGGTGCTCACCATCAGCACGGTGCTGCAGGAAC
- a CDS encoding ABC transporter permease encodes MDKIILIFQREYLTRVRKKSFIIMSLIGPLLTVALFAVPVLIAKMSDGGKVVAVADAGGMFAEKLPEDKEDIRFTRVSSDLPTAKAEFQKAKYDALLYVPKLDLANPNGFQVFSRKGLGLSLERDIKRAVDNAVETKRLSEAGIKRAVLDNMKSNVDLQTVSLSDDGERSSSTGISTGVAYFCGFLIYMFIFIYGIQIMRGVMEEKTNRIVEVVISSVKPFQMMMGKVLGIAAVGFTQLGLWVLLSIGISSAMAGSMSPDAIVQNRVERVNTASGASATQVKETKEEGNKIMQAFKQADLNVPLLVGCFLFYFLGGYLFYGALFGAIGSAVDSETDTQQFMLPVTMPLVLTFVVSQAILTTNPNGSVAFWMSMIPFTSPIAMMMRLPFGGVPMWQLGLSMLFLVIGFVGAIWLAARIYRVGILMYGKKVTYGELSKWMFYKG; translated from the coding sequence ATGGACAAAATCATACTCATATTTCAGCGCGAATACCTCACGCGGGTACGCAAGAAGAGCTTTATCATTATGTCGCTGATTGGGCCGCTGCTGACGGTAGCCCTGTTTGCGGTGCCTGTGCTCATCGCCAAGATGTCGGATGGCGGCAAGGTGGTGGCCGTAGCCGATGCTGGCGGCATGTTCGCCGAAAAGTTGCCCGAAGACAAGGAGGATATCCGCTTCACCCGGGTGTCGTCGGACTTGCCCACCGCCAAAGCGGAGTTTCAGAAGGCCAAGTACGACGCGCTATTGTATGTGCCGAAGCTGGACCTAGCCAACCCCAACGGCTTTCAGGTGTTCTCGCGCAAAGGGCTAGGCCTGTCGCTGGAGCGGGACATTAAGCGCGCCGTAGACAACGCGGTGGAGACTAAGCGCCTGAGTGAGGCTGGCATCAAGCGTGCGGTGCTCGACAACATGAAATCCAACGTAGATCTGCAAACCGTGAGCCTGAGCGATGACGGCGAACGGAGCTCCAGCACGGGCATCAGCACCGGCGTGGCCTACTTCTGTGGTTTCCTGATTTACATGTTCATCTTCATCTACGGCATCCAGATTATGCGCGGCGTGATGGAGGAGAAAACCAACCGCATTGTGGAAGTGGTTATTTCCTCCGTGAAGCCCTTCCAGATGATGATGGGCAAAGTGCTCGGAATTGCAGCCGTTGGTTTCACGCAGCTAGGCCTCTGGGTATTGCTGTCGATAGGTATCAGCTCGGCTATGGCAGGCTCCATGAGCCCAGATGCCATCGTACAAAACCGGGTTGAGCGCGTAAATACCGCATCCGGCGCTTCTGCCACACAGGTCAAAGAGACGAAAGAAGAAGGCAACAAAATCATGCAGGCATTCAAGCAGGCCGATCTGAACGTGCCCTTGCTCGTCGGCTGCTTCCTGTTCTACTTCCTGGGCGGTTATCTGTTCTACGGGGCGCTTTTCGGAGCCATTGGCTCGGCCGTGGATAGCGAAACCGATACCCAGCAGTTCATGCTGCCCGTGACGATGCCGCTGGTGCTCACCTTCGTGGTGTCGCAGGCCATCCTGACTACCAACCCCAACGGCTCAGTGGCCTTCTGGATGTCGATGATTCCCTTTACCTCACCCATTGCTATGATGATGCGCCTGCCCTTCGGCGGCGTACCCATGTGGCAGCTAGGCCTCTCGATGCTGTTCCTGGTTATCGGGTTTGTAGGCGCCATCTGGTTGGCCGCCCGCATCTACCGCGTGGGTATCCTAATGTACGGCAAGAAGGTGACCTACGGGGAGCTCTCAAAGTGGATGTTCTATAAGGGCTAG
- a CDS encoding ABC transporter ATP-binding protein: MAAQPILQAIDVHKAYAAHVALNGVSLDIPEGSIFGLLGPNGAGKTSLIRIITQITGADSGEIRLRGERLNPSHIGQIGYLPEERGLYKKMKVGEQLLYLARLKGLSRNDATLRIKAWLERLDIKAWAEKNVEDLSKGMQQKVQFIATVLHEPSIIILDEPFSGFDPINANLIKDEILKLRDGGATIIFSTHRMESVEELCDNIALINRSRKVLDGTVRDIKDTFKTQTYVVEGKGRPMVLHPDFEVLEHHERENDHFYDIIKLHAGTTSNDLLRYLINNVEVHAFKELIPSINDIFIRRVQETMPESLLEATV, encoded by the coding sequence ATGGCCGCGCAACCTATTCTTCAAGCCATTGATGTGCACAAGGCCTATGCCGCGCACGTTGCTCTCAATGGCGTTAGTCTTGACATTCCGGAAGGCAGCATTTTCGGGCTACTGGGCCCCAATGGCGCCGGCAAAACCTCGCTCATCCGCATCATCACCCAGATTACCGGTGCTGATTCCGGCGAAATCCGCCTGCGGGGTGAGCGCCTCAACCCCAGCCACATTGGCCAGATTGGGTACTTGCCCGAGGAGCGAGGCCTCTACAAAAAAATGAAAGTAGGGGAGCAGCTCCTGTACCTGGCGCGCCTGAAGGGCCTGAGTCGTAATGATGCTACCCTGCGCATCAAGGCCTGGCTGGAGCGTCTGGATATCAAGGCGTGGGCGGAGAAGAACGTCGAAGACCTCTCCAAGGGCATGCAGCAAAAGGTGCAGTTTATTGCCACGGTATTGCATGAGCCCAGCATTATTATTCTGGATGAGCCTTTCTCGGGCTTCGACCCCATCAATGCCAACCTCATTAAGGACGAGATTCTGAAGCTGCGCGATGGCGGGGCTACCATTATCTTCAGTACGCACCGCATGGAGTCGGTGGAAGAACTCTGCGACAATATTGCCCTAATCAACCGCAGCCGCAAGGTGCTCGATGGTACTGTGCGCGACATCAAGGACACCTTCAAAACTCAGACCTACGTGGTGGAAGGCAAAGGCCGCCCCATGGTGCTGCACCCCGATTTTGAAGTGCTGGAACATCATGAGCGCGAAAACGACCACTTCTACGATATCATTAAGCTCCACGCCGGCACCACGTCCAACGACCTGCTGCGCTACCTCATCAACAATGTAGAGGTACATGCCTTTAAGGAGCTGATACCCAGTATCAATGATATCTTCATTCGTCGGGTGCAGGAAACGATGCCCGAAAGCCTGCTAGAAGCCACCGTTTAA
- a CDS encoding RNA polymerase sigma factor: MPTSTSAEPFVSQVNAHQPMLLRICRMYCADADDRQDLYQEIVLQLWRAYPHYEARAKFSTWLYRVALNVAISNLRQRTRRPAPERFGDTIPDIAPPPDTGPDADDLGQLYQAIERLSDVEKAFVLLYLEERTYEEMADILGITQNHVRVKMHRVQDKLRQLLTQPA; encoded by the coding sequence GTGCCTACATCTACTTCTGCTGAGCCTTTCGTGTCCCAGGTGAATGCGCACCAGCCGATGCTCCTGCGCATTTGCCGGATGTACTGCGCCGACGCCGACGACCGCCAAGACTTATACCAAGAGATTGTGCTGCAGCTCTGGCGGGCGTACCCACACTACGAGGCACGAGCCAAGTTCAGCACCTGGCTCTACCGCGTGGCCCTGAACGTGGCCATCTCCAACCTGCGCCAACGCACCCGCCGGCCTGCGCCTGAACGCTTCGGAGATACGATTCCCGACATAGCCCCGCCACCCGACACGGGCCCCGATGCCGACGACCTAGGACAGTTATACCAGGCCATCGAGCGGCTCTCGGATGTAGAAAAGGCCTTTGTGCTGCTCTACCTGGAGGAGCGGACCTACGAGGAAATGGCCGATATCCTCGGCATCACCCAAAACCATGTGCGTGTGAAAATGCACCGCGTGCAGGACAAGCTTCGCCAATTGCTAACCCAACCCGCCTGA
- a CDS encoding S41 family peptidase, which yields MRIFSRAGLLSGLGVLLGLVAQAQTPAADTEAPVYKALLDTTFQQGSGLVLAKLTAQQLENLTALGQVWGFVKYYHPVVAAGQVDWDKELFRVLPAALASRTTAERSALLGQWITKLGPVAPCATCTKRPAFPVRQEPDLAWLTNKNLYTPEFQQQLDYLKNNRNQGPHYYVAQGNALSPGFKHEEAYATHTYPDAGLRILALFRYWNMIQYFFPYKYAIGDNWQQVLPEFLPQFVEASDALQYRLVTLRLLARIHDGHATLNPDATLDQYTGTYIVPAAVKFINRQAVVLRVRQDGLVPRPPLEPGDILTHIDGVAVEDILKQRLPLTPGSNEAGQLRMLASDILRGNTDQAQLKLLRAGKPLTISAPRYLLDKLPPVTPLPADSAYRFLKPDIGYLTMAKTRKQQLPPIFRAFENTKGLVIDIRNYPIDFAATQQLPGYFLKKPKAFTKFAKFDTSYPGRFLWFPGKFLKPIGKPYTGKLIVLVDETSLSLAEYAAMALRATPHAIILGSPTAGADGDVTRIVLPGNLVTRISGTGVYYPNGRETQRVGIVPDVQAYPTPAGIQAGRDEVLEKAIELIQKG from the coding sequence ATGCGCATTTTTTCGCGAGCAGGCCTGCTAAGTGGCCTAGGAGTGTTGCTAGGCCTAGTGGCCCAGGCCCAAACCCCGGCGGCCGATACGGAGGCACCTGTTTACAAGGCATTACTTGACACTACTTTCCAGCAAGGCTCCGGACTTGTCTTAGCCAAACTAACGGCGCAGCAACTTGAGAATCTGACGGCGCTAGGCCAGGTTTGGGGCTTCGTGAAGTATTACCATCCGGTAGTGGCCGCGGGGCAAGTCGATTGGGACAAGGAGTTGTTTCGGGTTTTACCTGCTGCCTTGGCCAGCCGCACCACAGCCGAGCGTAGTGCCTTGCTAGGCCAGTGGATTACCAAACTCGGTCCCGTTGCCCCGTGCGCTACCTGCACCAAACGGCCTGCCTTTCCTGTGCGCCAGGAGCCCGATTTGGCGTGGCTAACAAATAAAAACCTTTATACCCCTGAGTTTCAACAGCAACTAGACTACCTAAAAAATAACCGAAACCAAGGCCCTCATTACTATGTAGCCCAAGGCAACGCCTTGAGCCCCGGTTTTAAGCACGAAGAAGCCTATGCCACGCATACCTACCCCGATGCAGGCCTACGCATTCTAGCCTTGTTCCGCTACTGGAACATGATTCAGTATTTCTTCCCTTATAAATACGCCATCGGGGATAACTGGCAACAGGTGCTACCCGAGTTTCTGCCGCAGTTTGTAGAAGCCTCCGATGCGCTCCAGTATCGATTAGTCACACTACGTTTGTTGGCCCGCATCCATGATGGCCATGCCACCCTCAACCCCGATGCTACTCTGGACCAGTACACAGGCACCTACATTGTACCAGCGGCGGTCAAATTCATCAACAGACAAGCGGTGGTGCTCCGGGTGCGGCAAGATGGCCTGGTGCCCCGGCCCCCGTTGGAACCCGGCGACATTCTCACGCATATTGATGGAGTAGCTGTAGAAGATATCCTGAAGCAGCGCCTGCCACTTACCCCGGGCTCCAATGAAGCGGGCCAACTGCGTATGCTGGCCTCGGATATACTTCGTGGCAACACCGACCAGGCACAGCTAAAGCTCTTGCGCGCTGGAAAGCCCCTGACCATATCGGCCCCGCGTTATCTGCTGGATAAGCTACCTCCCGTAACTCCCCTGCCCGCCGACAGCGCCTACCGATTTCTGAAGCCTGATATTGGTTACCTGACGATGGCCAAAACCAGGAAGCAACAGCTACCTCCCATCTTCCGCGCCTTCGAGAACACCAAAGGCTTAGTGATTGACATCCGGAATTACCCGATAGATTTCGCCGCAACGCAGCAGTTACCGGGCTATTTCCTCAAGAAGCCCAAGGCTTTCACCAAGTTTGCCAAGTTTGATACCAGTTACCCCGGTCGCTTCCTGTGGTTTCCAGGCAAATTCCTGAAACCCATCGGCAAACCATATACGGGCAAGCTGATAGTGCTTGTAGATGAAACCTCCCTTAGCCTGGCCGAATATGCGGCCATGGCCTTACGCGCTACCCCACACGCCATTATCCTGGGTAGCCCTACCGCCGGTGCCGATGGAGACGTAACCCGAATTGTACTGCCTGGCAACTTAGTAACCCGCATCAGTGGTACTGGCGTCTATTATCCTAATGGCCGCGAAACCCAACGCGTGGGCATCGTGCCTGATGTACAGGCCTACCCTACTCCGGCCGGCATTCAGGCAGGCCGCGACGAGGTGCTGGAAAAAGCCATTGAACTGATACAGAAAGGCTAG
- the dnaJ gene encoding molecular chaperone DnaJ, protein MAAKRDYYEVLGVAKNAAADEIKKAYRKVAIKFHPDKNPDDPTAEDKFKEAAEAYEVLSDQNKRARYDQYGHQGMGGNGGGPNMEDIFSQFGDIFGGGGFEGFFGGGGRGQGGRRVRKGSNLRIKLKLDLEEVANGVEKKIKVKRYVACTTCTGTGAKNGTDLRDCGTCHGQGQVKRVVNTMLGQMVSTATCPTCNGEGKVVTSKCDVCHGEGRQLHEEVIPINIPAGVAEGMQLSMNGKGNYPERGGVAGDLLIQIEEEPHELLKRDGNNIMFEQYISFVDAALGASIEVPTIEGKVKIKVDPGTQPGKILRLRGKGIKDLNGYGRGDQLIHLSVWTPKNVTGEERELLEKLRNAQNFTPNPGKNEKGFFEKVKEYFQ, encoded by the coding sequence ATGGCAGCGAAGCGAGATTATTACGAGGTGCTGGGCGTAGCCAAAAACGCGGCGGCGGATGAAATCAAGAAGGCCTACCGCAAGGTGGCCATCAAGTTTCACCCCGATAAAAACCCCGACGACCCGACGGCCGAAGACAAGTTCAAGGAAGCCGCAGAGGCCTACGAGGTACTATCGGACCAGAACAAGCGTGCCCGTTACGACCAGTACGGCCACCAGGGCATGGGCGGCAACGGCGGTGGCCCGAACATGGAGGACATTTTCTCTCAGTTCGGCGACATCTTCGGGGGCGGCGGCTTCGAGGGCTTCTTTGGCGGCGGTGGCCGCGGTCAGGGCGGTCGGCGCGTACGCAAAGGCTCCAACCTGCGCATCAAGCTGAAGCTCGATCTGGAGGAAGTAGCCAACGGCGTCGAGAAAAAGATTAAGGTGAAGCGCTACGTAGCTTGTACCACCTGCACAGGCACTGGCGCCAAAAACGGCACCGACCTGCGCGACTGTGGTACTTGTCATGGCCAGGGCCAAGTGAAGCGTGTGGTAAACACCATGCTAGGCCAAATGGTGAGTACCGCTACCTGCCCCACCTGTAACGGCGAAGGCAAAGTGGTAACCAGCAAGTGCGATGTCTGCCACGGTGAAGGCCGCCAGCTCCACGAGGAGGTTATTCCAATCAATATTCCGGCTGGCGTAGCGGAAGGCATGCAGCTTTCCATGAACGGCAAAGGCAACTACCCCGAGCGCGGCGGTGTGGCCGGCGACCTGCTCATTCAGATTGAAGAGGAGCCGCACGAGCTGCTGAAGCGCGACGGCAACAACATCATGTTCGAGCAGTACATCTCGTTCGTAGATGCCGCTTTGGGCGCGAGCATTGAGGTGCCGACCATTGAGGGCAAGGTGAAAATCAAAGTAGATCCCGGTACCCAGCCTGGTAAGATCCTGCGCCTGCGTGGCAAAGGCATCAAAGACCTCAACGGCTACGGCCGCGGCGACCAGCTTATCCACCTCAGCGTCTGGACGCCGAAGAACGTGACCGGCGAGGAGCGGGAGCTGCTGGAGAAGCTGCGCAATGCCCAGAATTTCACCCCGAACCCCGGCAAAAACGAGAAAGGCTTCTTCGAGAAAGTGAAGGAGTACTTCCAGTAA
- a CDS encoding nucleotide exchange factor GrpE: MADDKTPQSEETQFDQTADHVAGELPQEPNAPEIGEVEGPEGQQTTGSKTEAELADLKDKYLRLAAEFENYKRRTTKERADLFKTANQELMVALLPVLDDFDRARHHTKDTQDANAVRESIEIISGKLQKTLNQKGLAPMEAKGGAFDPDLHEAITQIPAPSEDLKGKIVDEVEKGYYLGDKVIRHAKVVLGQ; this comes from the coding sequence ATGGCTGACGATAAAACACCCCAATCCGAAGAAACTCAATTCGACCAAACCGCTGATCATGTAGCTGGTGAACTGCCCCAAGAGCCTAATGCCCCCGAAATAGGGGAGGTAGAAGGTCCGGAGGGACAGCAGACGACAGGCTCCAAAACGGAAGCCGAGTTGGCGGATCTGAAGGATAAATACCTGCGCTTGGCCGCTGAGTTTGAAAACTACAAGCGCCGCACCACCAAGGAGCGCGCTGATTTGTTCAAGACTGCTAACCAGGAGCTAATGGTAGCGTTGCTGCCTGTGCTTGATGATTTCGACCGGGCTCGTCATCATACCAAAGACACCCAGGATGCCAACGCCGTGCGCGAAAGCATCGAGATTATTTCCGGCAAGCTCCAGAAAACGCTCAACCAGAAGGGCCTTGCCCCCATGGAAGCGAAAGGTGGCGCGTTTGATCCTGATCTGCACGAAGCCATTACCCAGATTCCGGCTCCCTCGGAAGACCTGAAAGGAAAAATCGTGGATGAGGTAGAGAAGGGCTATTACCTCGGCGACAAGGTGATCCGTCATGCCAAAGTGGTGCTAGGCCAGTAA
- the obgE gene encoding GTPase ObgE: protein MASNNFIDYVKINCRSGKGGAGSHHFFRAKGLPNGGPDGGDGGRGGHIILEGSSQLWTLLHLQYQKHLIAKAGEGGGENLRSGAQGDDIIIQVPLGTIARDAETGEKKLEITEDGQRLILTPGGRGGLGNDHFKSATNQAPSYAQPGEPGIDEWVILELKLLADVGLVGLPNAGKSTLLSVVSAAKPKIADYAFTTLTPNLGVVAYRDYKSFVMADIPGIIEGAAEGKGLGTRFLRHIERNSILLFMISCDSPDIAAEYEVLLSELQQFNPDLLEKRRLLAITKSDMLDEELEEEIRQVLPTDLPTVFISSLTNKNIQKLKDLIWEALQQSRLDAAESTRGGYRSNDDEQEEA from the coding sequence ATGGCTTCCAATAACTTCATCGATTACGTTAAGATTAACTGCCGCTCCGGCAAAGGCGGAGCGGGGTCGCACCACTTTTTCCGCGCCAAAGGCCTGCCCAACGGTGGTCCCGATGGCGGTGATGGTGGCCGCGGCGGACATATTATTCTGGAAGGCAGCTCCCAGCTTTGGACGCTGCTGCACCTGCAGTACCAGAAGCACTTGATTGCGAAAGCAGGAGAGGGTGGAGGCGAAAACCTGCGCTCCGGTGCCCAAGGCGACGATATTATCATTCAGGTACCCCTAGGTACTATTGCCCGCGATGCTGAAACCGGTGAGAAGAAGCTGGAAATAACGGAAGATGGCCAGCGCCTGATCCTAACGCCGGGCGGCCGCGGCGGCCTCGGCAACGACCACTTCAAATCAGCCACCAACCAAGCGCCCAGCTACGCTCAGCCCGGCGAGCCTGGCATTGACGAGTGGGTGATTCTGGAGCTGAAGCTGCTGGCCGACGTAGGCCTGGTGGGCCTCCCCAACGCTGGTAAAAGCACGTTGCTATCCGTAGTTTCGGCCGCGAAGCCGAAGATTGCGGATTACGCCTTCACCACACTTACCCCAAACCTGGGCGTAGTGGCCTACCGCGACTATAAGTCGTTTGTGATGGCCGATATTCCGGGCATCATTGAGGGCGCGGCGGAAGGCAAAGGCCTCGGCACACGCTTTCTGCGTCATATTGAGCGCAACTCTATTCTGCTGTTCATGATCAGCTGCGACTCCCCGGATATTGCGGCCGAATATGAAGTGCTGCTCAGCGAATTGCAGCAGTTCAACCCAGACTTGCTGGAGAAGAGGCGTTTGCTGGCCATTACCAAATCCGATATGCTGGACGAGGAACTGGAAGAAGAAATCCGTCAGGTACTCCCCACGGATCTGCCGACCGTCTTTATTTCCAGCTTGACGAACAAGAACATCCAGAAGCTCAAAGACCTGATTTGGGAGGCGCTGCAGCAGTCACGCCTCGATGCCGCAGAGTCTACGCGTGGTGGCTACCGTAGCAACGACGACGAACAAGAAGAAGCTTAA
- a CDS encoding adenylate kinase: protein MLNLVLFGPPGAGKGTQSQKLIARYNLVHLSTGDLLRAQIAQGTDLGLRAKKLMDEGLLVPDEVVIGMIDHALNANKQAAGFIFDGFPRTVPQAESLDQLLGQHNTKVSCMVALEVAEEELVKRLLERGKTSGRPDDQDETKIRKRVTVYNTETAQVAGYYAQQQKFHALNGIGAIEDIFGQICTILDQNQPATTEGSRQATDEVKA from the coding sequence ATGCTGAATCTCGTGCTCTTCGGCCCTCCCGGTGCCGGCAAAGGAACGCAAAGCCAGAAGCTCATTGCCCGCTATAACCTGGTGCATCTGTCTACTGGCGACCTGCTTCGCGCTCAAATCGCGCAGGGCACGGACCTAGGCCTACGGGCAAAAAAACTGATGGACGAGGGGCTTTTGGTGCCCGATGAAGTAGTTATCGGCATGATCGACCACGCCTTGAACGCCAATAAACAGGCCGCTGGCTTTATTTTCGATGGCTTCCCCCGCACCGTGCCCCAGGCCGAAAGCCTCGACCAGTTGCTAGGCCAACATAACACCAAGGTGTCGTGCATGGTGGCGCTGGAAGTGGCTGAAGAAGAACTGGTGAAGCGCCTTTTGGAGCGTGGCAAAACCTCCGGCCGCCCCGACGACCAGGACGAAACCAAAATCCGGAAGCGCGTGACAGTCTATAATACTGAGACGGCGCAAGTGGCTGGCTACTATGCCCAACAGCAGAAATTCCATGCCCTGAACGGCATTGGAGCCATCGAAGACATCTTCGGGCAGATCTGTACAATCCTCGATCAGAACCAGCCTGCAACCACCGAAGGAAGCCGGCAGGCAACCGACGAAGTAAAAGCGTAA
- the hpt gene encoding hypoxanthine phosphoribosyltransferase — MHPEHIALHNKEFEPYLPAAQLASAIQALAARLNQDYAGQTPLFVAVLNGSFMFAADLMKSLSIDCEISFIKVASYQGTSSTGKVQEVLGLSQEINGRHVVILEDIVDTGHTMRMLLDTLGAKQPASLEVATLFLKPECLQHELSLRYVGLSIPNDFIVGYGLDYDGLGRNYPDVYKAV; from the coding sequence ATGCATCCGGAACATATAGCACTGCATAACAAGGAGTTTGAACCGTACCTGCCTGCTGCCCAGCTTGCCTCCGCTATTCAGGCGCTAGCAGCACGTCTTAACCAGGACTACGCCGGGCAAACGCCGCTGTTCGTGGCCGTTCTCAACGGGTCGTTCATGTTTGCGGCCGATCTGATGAAAAGCCTGAGCATCGACTGTGAGATTTCCTTCATCAAAGTAGCTTCTTACCAAGGCACCAGCAGCACCGGCAAAGTGCAGGAGGTGCTAGGCCTGTCTCAGGAAATTAACGGCCGGCATGTGGTCATTCTAGAAGACATAGTTGACACCGGCCATACCATGCGTATGCTGCTGGATACACTAGGTGCCAAACAGCCGGCTTCCTTGGAAGTAGCGACGCTGTTCCTGAAGCCCGAGTGCCTGCAGCACGAGCTGAGCCTGCGCTATGTAGGCCTGAGCATTCCGAACGATTTTATTGTGGGCTACGGGCTTGATTATGATGGCCTAGGCCGAAATTACCCCGATGTATATAAGGCCGTGTAG